From the genome of Salvia splendens isolate huo1 chromosome 7, SspV2, whole genome shotgun sequence:
TTGTTCAATATATGCCACAAGCAATAACGATGCACTGTTCCTGGCAAAACTTGTGCAAGTGCTTTTGTTAATGCAGGATCTTGATCAGTGATGATTGATTTTGGTGGACCTGTTGGCATAGCTTCCATAAACTTATTAAGTATCCAAACATATGATTCATTCTTCTCGTCACTAAGAAATCCACAACCAAAAACTATTGTTTGATGGTGATGATTAACCCCTACGAAAGGCGTAAAAATCATTGAATACTTATTGGTGTTATAGGTGGAATCAAAGACAACGACATCACCAAATACACTATAGGCCCCCCTTGATTTAGGATCTGCCCAAAAACATCTACTGAACCTATTGTCTGAATCTGTCTCATAATCAAAGAAAAATGCTTTATTCTTCTCTTTCTCTGAGGTAAAGAATTCTATAAGAGTTTCAGCATCAATCCCTTTTGCTCATCCTTTAATTCTTTCTCAAAATTCCTAATATCTCTCTCCGTGCAACCAACACTTTCAGGTCCACCGCATTCTATCTCCAATAATTGCATTTGTTGACATGTCGGTATATTAGCTTCGGACAATTGCTGAGTCAATACTCTCTTAACCATAGAAACACTACGGTGTGATCGAAGCAAATGCACCTTTGAAGGAGTAGAAAGTACATGATTATAACCTTTCACAAATACACTAACACTCCAATCAGGTCAAGTTTGTTGTTTGACAATAGTAATTTTTGCCTTGCAACCAGTTCTAACTTCCCCACGAGCTCTTGTCTTGATTGTGTCACCACtcgtttttcttttctttgaacGATCTTCATCAGTTTGACCAGCTTTGAAGCATACAAATTGTTTCCAAACAACTTCATTATTCATCTTGTTCCTTTTGCTACTGCTTAATCATGCACTAAAACCGGATTCCCGTGCATACTGATTATAGAATGAAAATGCATCATCTACTGTTGCAAATTTCATTCCAATCTCTGGCTTCCGATCATTTGCAACTTGAGGAATATATAGTTCATCGTTCATATTTTCACTTAAGTAGTTGATTTCCCCTTCGTTATTCTCTGCATGTAAAAATGATTGTGCAACTTAGTTTCTCAATATGCATAATATTGAGGCAGTAACATTCTATGCTATATAATTCACatgaaaaaaacataaaaacataataaaatgaataaagacAGAGGTCAAGGTTCAAGGTCTTACATGAACATCCTCTTCCATAAGGTGAGTGCAAAACAATATTACAAAAAGAAATCAGAAGTAACTTTAAAAGGAACCAATGGATGACAATCTCTTgatcctaataaatatgaaaacaaaCTAGGTCTAGTGAAAAATCAAACCTTTGCTTGTCCGGACGTGAATACCAAAACTGGGGCAAACCACACCAACTAATACTTGAGGTGGACGTGTGGGATCAGAGGAAAAACTATCAAGATGGACAATTGAACACAGAATAACCTCGGATTTATTTAGGAAAAAAAGATTGCATCTTTGATAGCAAAAAAGAATCAAGGTAATTTGTAGGTAAATTCTCAATGAAGATACGGTGAAGAGATAAAAAAGGatattaacaaaaattaaaatataataaagaatcaaagatgaaattaaaaatgataattttattcCGGAAGGCATCAGCCTTAATTTCATGGTAATCATCGCGATCAAGATATCTGCTGAAGCAAAACCATGAAAACTCTTCCCTAACCTGTTTGCCTCCCCAGTCAACAAAATTGTTGTAATTAATTCAGTTATATCACTCTCCGCATCTCCAAATCCAATCCAAATGCAATTTACACATTCATCAAACACTTCTTCTATAATATATCCAAAGTGAACGTATTTGACATTGCAGATAAGAAAGTGAAAAAGAAACATTGATATGTAGATTTAGAGTAATGGAAGAGAGGTAATTTATGGTATAGCTTCTGATTTTGAGAATTGAAGAAGAGAAGGTGAAATTGATTTGAAAGAATTGCACTGAATGAGAACACGAAAGGGAATTGAAGAAGAGAAGTGATGTTGATTTGGAGAATTGAAGAAGAGAAGATGAATTGAATTGGATGAATTTCACATattaaaaaatggaaagagtagGTGAcgtggagagagagaaagaatgacGCTCAAGAGGCGCTCACAATGAGCTCCCATCATATCATCTCTCTCTAGTGATATACTCGTATCagacccacaatccactaacactcatTTCACTACCTTTTTCCTCTGTCTATACTTTTTTTCATCtgtcttattttaccaattgcatattaaaactcgtgcccttTAGAGaatattgttttgtgagttaatggaGAGATAAAGTAAGACaagaagaaaaatgaaagagtgaATGTTTCTAGTTTTAGAGATATCAATTAGAATGATATatgccaaaaaagaaaaaatgtgtcacttaggaTGAGACAAACGAAAGATAAGAAAAGCTCACAATGCCTTGAAAACAAAACTTATACGCCATTGAGGTTCAATCAAttgtataatataaataaattaaaatcataaacaaaaattatattGAGATCCAACGATCAATggtaatataaataaattaaaattaaatatgctaaatcaaacaaataaaattgtttttaaagaAAATGAGTGCAATGAAGTGCATGTCGTGCACAAGTGAGGTGGATGTCGTGCACTGACCTTCTCTCTCTGATCAAGAGGAGTGACGGCATGGCATGTGCGTGCGGCTCATACCGCCTACCGCAGTATCGAGCGCGACCTCCTTCACAATTCTTCCCTTGGATGCGAGCAGGGACGGAACTAGAAATCGAAATGAGTCGGTGCTAAAATTTAACGATATATATGCCTAAATGTGTGATGCTTCCGTAATACTAGTATTATCCATTTGCAATTACTTTGACTCgtttttaatagtattaaaaatgtaaaaagaaaaatattagaaaaatatgcatcattttatatagtaattttataaaataatatgagTAGATTGTGAAATCTATTTATCAAAATTAATGAAAGATAATAAATGAATATGTACGGCAGatagacaaaaataaaatatgagatagGATAATTGCTGCCAAAATATTAATCAATaatgttattatacaaataaaaataataaaattataaaatttaaataaattgattgatataataaattactatataaataaaaataataaaattttaaatcgtACAGTAATTGATTTTGAAACATTTTTCAAGAAGaacaaatattagtaatattccTAAATTAATAATAACACAAAACAAGAAATCAGATTTAAATGTGATCTCATGTTATGGAGGTCATAATTACATTTCCTTTTCAACACTCTTTTCTCTTCTCCCACTCTCTCctccatttcttcttctttctcaagCTTTCTGTTGTAAAAAAGAAAGCACAAAAAGCACAAAAACACTATAGGCGATTCTCAGAAGACGGCACcagccaagcccccgctggagtGCCGGCTTGGCCTATGCTATCTCCGTCCCTGGATGCGAGTGCTCTgacaaaaaccaaaaataataaaactaaaaattttTGAGAGTTGAGACTCCACCTAATCTTATCACACGTGTGCGTATTTGGAAAAGAAGTCAAAGATAAGAGCACTACCTTAAACAAACTGGCAAAACTCCACGTTAAATCAAGTCAAATTCTTTATTCAAATGGGACATTAGGTAAGCCTAATTTTCTAAACAAAATGGTTTTGTTAATTAGCAGAGTCGAATGAATTAGTTGAGAAACTACTACTCCACTAATTCTAACAGTAGCAGCTCTATATAAGAGTCTCCGATTCAATGTAAAATTCAGAGAATCCATTAATGCAAATGGCAGAACCAAACCCTTCCAAAAgcgagaggaagagagagaggcaGCTCATTTCTGTTCCATTCATATGGGAAGAAAGACCTGGGATGCCCAAGAAAGAGTGGAAACCTTTCAGCCGACCGGTCGAGCCTCCTGCGCCACCTCCCAAGTTCGTCGTATCCGTCCCCTTCGGATGGGAAGAGAAGCCTGGGACGCCACTCCCATCCTTCACTCAACCTCCGAAACTATTGACCATTAAATATGGAAACTGGAATGATGATCAAGGTGACAGTGAAGGCGATGAATCATCAGAGATGGAGCTTGACACGTGCAGTGTGGGCACTGATGTCTCCTTCTGCTCGGCCAAGTCCCTCCTAGCCAATGCCCCAATATCAACCACAAGCGCTGTTCCTGTTCAGCAAACTTGTCTTGCACTGGTGACCACAGATAATAGCAGACTTGTGCAGAGTCCTGGTTCGCCAGCTTCTGAAACTGACAGTACCTGCAGCGCGATCTTGGTTGGAGCTTCCTTCTTGGAGTGGCTCTTCCCTCTGCTGGTGTCGAATTCAAACATCACGAACAAGATAGGCTACCTGGAAAAGGTTCCTTCTCAGGGGAACGATGTGCAAGCTATAGAGTATCAGCGTGGCAGCAACTGCAGTCAAGCCAGAAGGCCGCTGCTCACCCTTGGAGAGTTGATTATGATGAGCCGACGACAGAGCTGCCAAAGGAAAGTCAACAAAATGCATAAGCAGCAATCCATGGTAACCATATTCTTTACTTCTCTTGCCTTTAAAACAGAATTACCTTTCGGCAGCAACTAAAGATTCTTTTACCGATGACAGGACTTTATGAGGGGGAATGCCTTTGGTTGCTGCATCTTTCAGTCTGGAAACGGAATCAATCGGTTGCCGCTCAAGTGGAAGAAGAGACAGCTGCAGCTTAAATTGATGTGAAATATCGCCTTCACTAGAAGATTAAGATCAGCATGTTCCTGCTTTACATTTAAATGTTCATGTTTCTACTATTATGATGTTTCACCAAAGGAAATGTTCCCATTTTCTAATGTATTCCCAACGGAGTATCTTGTTTGTACTTTCCCCTATTTTCTAAGAGAggtattttataattaaattgagtTCCATTTATAATTTGTGAAAATGAATGATTGTGAGAATGTAAAATATTCAAGTTTAACTACCATTTCTTTCACTAAAAACTGACAATCCATTCAGAAAAATTGAATTGTTATGAATTTGGGAAATATTTCTGTTGTATAAGGTAGGAGTATATTAAAAGATTCATTGTTTGTTGTGTTTGGATTAATATTAGTACATGACCGTAAAATAACAGATTCTGCAATATTTTGCCTGCTTTATACGAATAATATACATCAGAATTAGATTAAGATCGTTTTAGGGGGATCTTGTGGTGTGTCAAATAATTTGATATTCCGAAAAAGGCCCCACAAATTTAAATCGGGCGCTAAATTTGTAAAAGAAATAGCAGCAATATTTTGGTCCTCTTCTTTTCCAATGAGCACGGGAAGATCGCATTGTCATCCAAACAGCTCAATCATTTTCAAACAAATTCATTCTCTCCTCCTCTCATCCCTCCTCGAAATCTCTGCTCTGCTGCGTTTGCTTTCCCTGAGAAGCAGGACTCAGCGATTTCCTCTACCAACACCCCACATGTAACAATAGGCGCCTTTTTTTTGTCACAAATGGAGGATTTTGTTGATGACTGTCACGTCGAGATTGACCATGAGTACGAGTTCGACGCCTCTCAGTTCTTCGATTTCACCAGGACCGAGGTTGATTCTGAGATTCAGGAGGTTGAGCGCTGGTTCCAAATTTCTGGAGATTATCCCAATTCTCGTCAGTTTCTATCCCTTCTCCGACTTTGATTTTTGTGAGATTGACGATTCAATTGATCTCGATCGTTTTGATTGTCTATTCACTTGTGGTATTTTTGTTATTTGGGTGAGGATCCAGCTTTTATCGTGGAATTGAATATAGGCAAAATACTCTCTGTGCCCAGCTCCTGTAACTCATCAAAACCTAAAAAAGTATGCAGCAGTTCGGATACTGATAGCAGGCATGGGCTTCCCCCTTCTAAAAAGAATGCCAAAGGTAAAATAGGAGGGCTGTCCATTTCTCTCAATGTGTGTTTTGCTATTGCTGCTGATCATCAATTGATTTAGTTTTAGCATGATTGCAATGATGAAATTTAGATTTGAGCTTTCTTGTAACTATGTGGTGTGCTCTTGATTGTTCTTGGTTCATTTTTCAGTCATACGAAAACAAACATTATTGCTTAATTTGGTCTCTAAAGCATATATGACTTTCTGGgtcatttttcaatttatattaGTCTGATACGTATTGCAGACTTATAATTCAATAGGAAAACTTGTGTTCGTTTAGGGAAGCAATTTCCTGAAAGAAGCTGGTTCTCAAATCTTGTACTATCTCATTGTCATGTTTATTCGCAATATCACAAGCATCTGTTCAAACTTTAGCAAACTGGATATTAAGCTCATGGTATTTGTGATCCATATGGACTAAAAGAATTATCTCTTTCCCAAGTTTCCTTTCGGTTCAACCCATTTGTTATGCCTGATTTTCCTTCAAAAGTCATGGATTATTAACTCCTACTAGCGAATTGCTTCCCCAAAGGAGAAAAAGTTGGATGCATGATGTCAGTTACACTAGCTTTCATTTGGGTT
Proteins encoded in this window:
- the LOC121741122 gene encoding uncharacterized protein LOC121741122 — encoded protein: MPKKEWKPFSRPVEPPAPPPKFVVSVPFGWEEKPGTPLPSFTQPPKLLTIKYGNWNDDQGDSEGDESSEMELDTCSVGTDVSFCSAKSLLANAPISTTSAVPVQQTCLALVTTDNSRLVQSPGSPASETDSTCSAILVGASFLEWLFPLLVSNSNITNKIGYLEKVPSQGNDVQAIEYQRGSNCSQARRPLLTLGELIMMSRRQSCQRKVNKMHKQQSMDFMRGNAFGCCIFQSGNGINRLPLKWKKRQLQLKLM